TCCAATGAAATTTGAGGTAAAAGATTATAAATTCCAATTTTCAAATAGAGTAAAAATAGTTTATGTTGGAATTTTAGGGGAAAATAGAATGATTAGGGAACTTGTAGAGGTAGTAAAAAAAGATAGTTCGATGGAATTGCATATAGGAGGGTTTGGACCACTTGATAGTTTTATTTCTGACGCTTCAAATAAATATGAGAATATTGTTTTTTATGGAAAGATTCCGTATCAAAAGACTATCTATTTAGAACAAAAATGCGATATAATTCCAGCTTTATATAGTCCAAGAGTAAAAAATCATGTTTATGCAGCTCCAAACAAATTCTATGAAGCAGGTTTTCTAGGTAAGCCGACAATAATGATAAAGAATAGTGGGATGAGTGAACTTGTTGATTCCAACCACTTAGGTTTGACTATTGAGGATAATAAGGAATCATTACGAAATGCATTAGCCAAAATAGTTAATGAAATTGATTATTGGAAATTACAATCAGAAACTATAAAAGAGTATTATGAAATTAATTTTTCATGGGAAGAAATGAGCAAAAGGCTAGTATATCTTTATGATGATTTGGAGAAAGATAAATGTTAATCATTGTTATCGAGATACTCATGTATATATTACTAAGTAAAAGGCTGTTAAAAAA
The sequence above is drawn from the Candidatus Stoquefichus sp. SB1 genome and encodes:
- a CDS encoding glycosyltransferase, giving the protein MRVLFIRSNPVSPDSRLEKEVNTLINAGHNVTILCWDRDSNYQEKKEKKELFDNFCDIYRIGIKATYGGGIKMNFFPLIKFQYQIVRHLKSHKDYEVIHACDFDTGFISYLFKSKKFFVYDIYDYYAHSFNVPNFIKKVIEFIENYLFNHSDYSIICSEKRLKQISNIKTNKICIIHNSPMKFEVKDYKFQFSNRVKIVYVGILGENRMIRELVEVVKKDSSMELHIGGFGPLDSFISDASNKYENIVFYGKIPYQKTIYLEQKCDIIPALYSPRVKNHVYAAPNKFYEAGFLGKPTIMIKNSGMSELVDSNHLGLTIEDNKESLRNALAKIVNEIDYWKLQSETIKEYYEINFSWEEMSKRLVYLYDDLEKDKC